A single Anopheles arabiensis isolate DONGOLA chromosome 2, AaraD3, whole genome shotgun sequence DNA region contains:
- the LOC120894148 gene encoding uncharacterized protein LOC120894148, with amino-acid sequence MKLKLLYTLASIALLTVASCEAKATHKVTCADETMRVDVALPSENFSSEAVYLDGMKGYPDPKCKPTIRENLAVFELSLTNIYDCGVTRVINQITGKKVFYHRIIVETGPDTGKEIVSVKCITTGPSYNVTHGIVKRDVLPAGFQEPEDLEITTSITENAPEPSLGIAIRQGDKLVSGDLNVSPGAHLQMEIFLDNRSAPIYGLGVNYMLVTDTKYQEETIIFNGCSVDPYLFENFNTVDGDLLAAKFRAFKFPESTYVQFRGTVNVCVDRCKGVICSNGQTAFGRRKREISAAPADPNKVYEVTMTTFIKVNYDENADQNTVSEIDQKIRQLKLTNQKLARNSRAGNVFESIHNVPARTADVEQPEATTLPADNESAKVEETIVFREVITRQEEQEDASFESASGSSRRTGWLLGVLLAALCTIALEIVRH; translated from the exons CCACCCACAAGGTAACGTGCGCCGACGAGACGATGCGGGTCGACGTTGCACTGCCGTCGGAAAACTTCTCCAGCGAGGCCGTCTATCTGGACGGTATGAAGGGCTATCCGGATCCGAAGTGTAAGCCCACCATACGGGAGAATCTGGCCGTGTTTGAGCTTTCGCTCACCAACATCTACGATTGCGGTGTGACACGGGTGATCAATCAAATTACG GGGAAGAAAGTTTTCTATCATCGAATCATCGTCGAGACCGGACCGGACACTGGCAAGGAGATCGTGAGCGTAAAGTGCATCACCACCGGGCCGAGCTACAATGTGACGCACGGTATCGTGAAGCGGGATGTGCTACCCGCCGGCTTCCAGGAACCAGA AGATCTCGAAATAACGACCTCGATCACGGAGAATGCCCCCGAACCGTCACTCGGTATTGCGATCCGCCAGGGCGACAAGCTGGTATCGGGCGACCTTAACGTTAGCCCCGGGGCTCACCTGCAGATGGAAATTTTCCTCGACAACCGTTCGGCACCAATTTACGGGCTCGGCGTCAACTACATGCTCGTCACCGACACCAAATACCAGGAGGAAACGATCATTTTCAACGG CTGCTCGGTTGATCCGTATCTGTTCGAAAACTTTAACACGGTCGACGGTGACCTGCTGGCGGCCAAGTTCCGCGCGTTCAAGTTCCCCGAGTCGACCTACGTCCAGTTCCGCGGCACCGTCAACGTGTGCGTCGATCGGTGCAAGGGTGTAATCTGCAGCAACGGTCAGACGGCGTTCGGACGGCGGAAACGCGAGATCAGTGCTGCACCGGCCGACCCGAACAAGGTGTACGAAGTCACCATGACTACCTTCATCAAGGTGAACTACGACGAGAATGCAGATCAGA ACACCGTATCGGAGATTGATCAGAAAATTCGCCAGCTGAAGCTCACCAACCAGAAGCTTGCCCGCAACAGCCGTGCCGGCAACGTGTTCGAGAGCATCCACAATGTGCCAGCCCGGACGGCGGATGTGGAGCAGCCGGAAGCCACAACCCTGCCGGCGGACAACGAGAGCGCCAAGGTCGAGGAGACGATCGTGTTCCGCGAAGTGATCACCCggcaggaggagcaggaggacgCATCGTTCGAGAGCGCCAGCGGTAGCTCCCGGCGGACGGGCTGGCTACTGGGCGTCCTGCTTGCCGCACTCTGCACGATCGCACTCGAGATCGTTCGCCATTGA
- the LOC120893855 gene encoding DEAD-box ATP-dependent RNA helicase 20-like has protein sequence MSRNGRRRSRSRSPRGRGGLPGSRYEIGKLQTLRPVQWSQVKLDPIVREPYRSKATYRRSEREISEWRRSKEITTKGHDIPDPIFTFEESGFPAEIIDELRYAGFTTPTPIQAQGWPIALSGRDMVGIAKTGSGKTLSYLIPALIHIDQQPRLRRGDGPIALILAPTRELAQQIKQVADDFGRALKYKNTCLFGGGKKRKQQDDLEYGVEIVIATPGRLIDFLSSNQTNLRRCSYLVLDEADRMLDMGFEPQIRTIIEQIRPDRQTLMWSATWPDIVARLVKDYLKDYAQINVGSLKLAANHNILQIIDVCQEYEKESKLSILLREIMAEKECKTIIFIETKKRVDDITRKVKRDGWPARCIHGDKSQNERDATLTSFRSGRTPILIATDVAARGLDVDDVKFVINFDFPTTSEDYIHRIGRTGRCNNTGTAYTFFTPNNASKARDLIDVLKEAKQVINPKLVELASMKVKGKGNRHMTTRYPRERRSRSRSKSRSPVRSRRPAGLSDRRRSHSRSRSRSRSPVRRSPVGGRRDVRARGSSPGRRSISRSPRRSGSGSRRRLLPPAARKASRSPPPSRSPVASSRRVNGREQKNGRSLSRERERDRDRERERDRDRGDRDRDRGRESNRDRDRRRRSRSRSRSRSRSRNGNGRASSYDRY, from the exons ATGAGCCGCAATGGAAG GCGTCGCAGTCGAAGTAGAAGTCCCCGGGGCCGGGGTGGACTGCCGGGTAGCCGGTACGAAATCGGCAAACTGCAAACGCTCCGACCCGTCCAGTGGTCCCAGGTGAAGCTGGACCCGATCGTGCGCGAACCGTACCGTTCCAAGGCAACGTACCGGCGGTCCGAGCGCGAGATCTCCGAATGGCGCCGATCGAAGGAAATCACCACCAAGGGCCACGACATCCCGGACCCGATCTTTACCTTCGAAGAGTCCGGCTTCCCGGCGGAAATCATTGACGAGCTGCGGTACGCCGGCTTTACCACGCCCACGCCGATCCAGGCCCAGGGCTGGCCGATTGCACTGTCCGGCCGGGATATGGTCGGCATCGCGAAGACGGGCTCGGGAAAAACACTGTCCTACCTGATCCCCGCCCTGATACACATCGATCAGCAGCCGCGGCTTCGCCGTGGCGACGGGCCGATCGCGCTGATACTAGCGCCAACGCGCGAGCTAGCGCAGCAAATCAAACAGGTGGCGGACGACTTTGGGCGGGCGCTGAAGTACAAAAACACCTGCCTGTTTGGCGGTGGGAAGAAGCGCAAGCAGCAGGACGATCTGGAGTACGGGGTGGAAATCGTGATCGCCACGCCGGGCCGGCTGATTGACTTTCTGTCGAGCAACCAGACGAACCTGCGCCGCTGCTCGTACCTGGTGCTGGACGAGGCGGATCGTATGCTGGACATGGGGTTCGAGCCGCAGATACGCACCATCATTGAGCAGATCCGTCCCGACCGGCAGACGCTGATGTGGTCGGCCACGTGGCCCGACATCGTGGCTCGCCTCGTGAAGGACTATCTGAAGGACTACGCGCAGATCAATGTGGGATCGCTGAAGCTGGCGGCGAACCACAACATCCTGCAGATAATCGACGTTTGCCAGGAGTACGAGAAGGAGTCGAAGCTGAGCATACTGCTGCGCGAGATAATGGCCGAGAAGGAATGCAAAACGATCATCTTCATCGAGACGAAGAAGCGCGTCGATGATATCACGCGCAAGGTGAAGCGGGACGGTTGGCCAGCCCGCTGTATCCATGGCGACAAATCGCAGAACGAGCGTGATGCTACATTAACCT CATTCCGTTCGGGAAGGACGCCGATTTTGATTGCCACCGATGTGGCAGCACGTGGTCTAG ACGTGGATGACGTAAAGTTTGTAATCAACTTTGACTTCCCGACCACCTCGGAGGACTACATTCATCGCATTGGGCGCACGGGACGGTGCAATAACACTGGCACAGCCTACACGTTCTTCACCCCGAACAATGCCTCGAAAGCGCGCGATCTGATCGATGTACTGAAGGAGGCAAAGCAGGTGATCAATCCAAAGCTGGTCGAGTTGGCAAGCATGAAGGTCAAGGGCAAAG GCAATCGACACATGACAACGCGCTATCCGCGCGAGCGCCGATCGCGCTCCAGATCGAAATCTCGCTCACCGGTACGAAGCAGGCGGCCGGCGGGCCTGTCAGACCGGCGCCGATCCCACAGCCGGTCCCGATCCCGTTCGCGATCTCCGGTACGCCGCTCGCCCGTGGGTGGCCGGCGGGATGTTCGCGCCAGAGGGTCGTCGCCCGGCCGGCGCAGCATTTCGCGCAGTCCGCGACGCAGCGGAAGCGGTAGCCGGCGTCGTTTGCTTCCTCCGGCAGCGCGTAAAGCTTCTCGTTCGCCGCCGCCCAGCCGCAGCCCGGTCGCTTCTAGCCGACGGGTGAATGGGCGCGAGCAGAAGAATGGCCGTTCGCTGAGCCGCGAGCGCGAGCGTGATCGCGATCGTGAGCGCGAACGGGACCGAGACCGGGGAGACCGTGATCGGGATCGTGGGCGGGAGAGCAACCGAGATCGAGATCGTCGCCGGCGCAGTCGAAGTCGTAGCCGCAGCCGCAGTCGTAGCCGCAATGGCAACGGCAGAGCGTCGTCGTACGATCGATACTAG